The following DNA comes from Glaciihabitans arcticus.
CCGAACCGGTCGAGGCCAATGTGCCCACCTGGTCGCAGCAGGCTGCCCTGCCCCCGCTCTGGGACGATCGCACGCCGGGCAACATCGGGTTGCTCACCGACCCGGTGTGGCTGGATTCCCTGTCGGCCGAGACGGGCATCCCGGAGCGCGCACTCACCGCCTACGCGGGTTCGGCGATCGCGAAGAACGAGTTCACCTCCGGCTGCGGCATCGGCTGGAACACCCTCGCGGCGATCGGCTATGTCGAGAGCCGACACGGCACGCACGGCGGTTCGATCATTGACGAGGATGGCGTGACGACGCCGCCGATCTACGGCGTGATCCTCGATGGCGGGGATACCGCCAACATCCCCGACACCGACGGCGGCGCCTTCGATGGGCTGGACGACATCGACCGTGCGGTCGGCCCGATGCAGTTCATCCCGCAGGCTGCAGCCAACTGGCTGGGCGACGCGAACGCCGACGGTGTCGCCGACGCGCAGAACATCGACGACGCGGCCCTCGCCGCCGCGCACTACCTGTGCCGAGCGGGCGGGGACCTGCGCACCGAGGAGGGCTGGAAGCGCGCGATCGCCGCGTACAACTCCGCGCCTTCCTACCTCATCAAGGTCGCGGCGAAGGCGAATGAGTACCTGGACGCGGCCCGGGCTAACGACGAGGGGTAGCCGGGCGCGCGGTGCTCGAGCGCACCACCAGCTCGTAGTTGAGGGGCGTGTTCACCGTGCTCTGGTCGCGGTGGCCGGGGTGCAGCTGGTCCATGAGGATCTCGACCGCGAGTCGGCCCTGCGCCGCCGGGAACTGCGCGA
Coding sequences within:
- a CDS encoding lytic transglycosylase domain-containing protein, translated to MPSRRIAIIAAAIIGGLAVLVAGVWVLLAPIERLSHPSEPVEANVPTWSQQAALPPLWDDRTPGNIGLLTDPVWLDSLSAETGIPERALTAYAGSAIAKNEFTSGCGIGWNTLAAIGYVESRHGTHGGSIIDEDGVTTPPIYGVILDGGDTANIPDTDGGAFDGLDDIDRAVGPMQFIPQAAANWLGDANADGVADAQNIDDAALAAAHYLCRAGGDLRTEEGWKRAIAAYNSAPSYLIKVAAKANEYLDAARANDEG